From Amaranthus tricolor cultivar Red isolate AtriRed21 chromosome 4, ASM2621246v1, whole genome shotgun sequence:
GGTTGCTCAGATTCTTACTGGGAATTGTCTTACTGGTATTAGTATGGCTTGGTGGAAATGGACTCATAATACCCACCATATCACCTGTAATAGTTTAGATTATGACCCAGATCTACAACATATCCCAGTTTTTGCAGTTTCATCTGAGTTTTTCTACAATTTGAGATCTTGTTTTTATGGAAGGAAAATGGATTTTGACCTAATTGCTAGGTTTTTGGTTAGTTATCAGCATTATACATATTACCCAGTAATGGTTGTTGCTAGGATTAATCTGTATGTGCAGACTATTCTGTTGTTGTTTAACCCTAACAGGAATGTTCCCAATAGGGTTCTTAACATTATTGGGATTTTGGTGTTTTGGACTTGGTACCCACTCCTGATATCTTGTCTCCCTACTTGGGAAGAAAGGGTGTTTTTCGTGCTCTCGAGTTTCGTTGTGACCGCTTTCCAGCACATTCAATTCACCCTAAACCATTTCTCAGCCAATGTGTATGTCGGTCAGCCTGAAGGGAACGATTGGTTCGAGAAACAAACCAATGGCTCGATCGATATTGATTGCCCGTCTTTCATGGATTGGTTGTTTGGCGGGTTACAGTTCCAGCTCGAGCATCACTTGTTCCCTCGTTTGCCTCGTTGCAATCTTAGGAGCATTGCACCTGTGGTGAAGGATCTATGCAAGAAGCACAATTTGCCTTACAGGAGTCTCTCGTTCTGGGAGGCTAACGTCTCGACTATTAACACCCTTAGGGAAGCTGCCCTTCAAGCTCGGGATCTCCCCAACCCGTTGGCTAAGAACCTCCTTTGGGAAGCTGTCAATACCtatggttgatgatgatgatgatgcgaTTTCGATcaagttttgttttatttttttcgttttttcagGCTGACCTGATCTGGAGCGAGCATTCACTTAGAGGATTGTTCATTTATCTGCTGTTGGAGCTCCTAGATGATTCTTgtatttattagtttttactATGTATTTTGATTTACAAGAAAGAAAACATTATCAGATTCTGTATAAGTAGCAAATAGAAATGTCATATTGTCCTACAGATTGTTACTCTGAAGGGCATGTTTTCTCCTTTGTGGGAGTGGCAGAGTACATCTATCCTTTGCTTAGACTATAACTATGATATAAGAGAAATTATCTTCTATGTTCCTCAATATTTGAACTGCTTTTTGGGTTTAATTGATCATATTCCTCTAATCCTCTCTTTAAAGGGAGTACGGGTTTGGATTGTTCGTCATCTTTTCTTATTCAAACTCTGTTTTCGAGCGCGATATTGagttgataatgatgatgatgacaacaTTCATTGAGAAGCTAGAGATACCTAAAATCAACGTCATTATATTGTTTACATCTTATTTTTGCAACAAAGTAAGCCAAAGCCAATAAGGGATAAGGTTTAGATTCGCCATGAAGGAATGCCATTTGTCTATATAATCGTGTTGAATTGAattcaataaaattaacttAGAAGTTAAGGAAACAAACTTTCATGGGATGTTTGGTAATTGGTGTTTATTGATGAGTGTGTGTTAGTGTTAGTTTTCATAAAATGTGAATTGTATCATTCTCGTAGTAATGAAActtttatcattttatatttattagtgatAATGCCTAGGAATGAATTTTTAGGGTAGGATATGCATGACTATACGCTTTGTCAGTATTTTTCTTATTAGAATTACAATTAGTCCCACCATTTGATATCAATGTATAATGATGATATACATTGTCATGAAATTTACTTAGCTAAATTACAGCCGATTTTACTTCTAGTTTTATCATATATcatacaatactaataattgAAAGGgccaataatataaatagatgaCATGTTGATTTAAGGAGGGCACCTAACTCAAAATCAGACATAAATTGTTGTTATAGATTGCTTATCTTAGCAGTAGAGAAGCACGATACGATTCAATTTCTACCTGACCTTATAattgaatttgactttgactttaaaatggatttacaattagataaaaaaactaatgtgaacaaaattcaattttaagcGAACCTAAAATACCTGATCTGAAATCGACCTGATGATTCGAAATAAACACTTAGGCGGAGCTGACCGGTTGACTGACTGATAAGGTAATGGGATCATATACTACGAGAACCACATAAAAAAGATATGGCAGCAAATTGACAGCAAATTACAATTAATTTACAAGTTCTGTTCCATCTAATAAAGATGATAAAATTGGGAATTTGGGTCCTATGTCGAATTATTTCAGGAACATATTATCACTTGTAGCAGGACCACACTGCCAAGATGCTGTTTAATTTCATAGTGCATACCATAATGTACTGTTGTATTGTCTATCACCGTATTGATGAtcgtattataatttttttatcgaAATATAGGTCAAGAGAACCATAAAACTATTTATTATTGActgcaaaaaaaatcattttttaaacTGATTAAAATGTTGTCGAGAAAATTGTAAAATCATTCGTAATAACTGCATAAATCGTTTTACAATCGTGGTCTTTGTATTTTGAACCTAGGAGTGGAGAAAATGCcagaaaaaaattacataacttTATGCAATTTTCATATTCGAAACCTTTTATTATCACGATTCTAAGCGGTCCAATATGTTACACATGCTCAATTTTTTCTTTACCGGGATCCAAGAAAACCACCACTATCTAATACTTCTACTTGACTCTTTTAATCTTATTGAAATTGCTACATTATTTAATATCTTATTAAAATTGTTACCTTTGAATTTTGAAATCTGTTAgtgataattaatatattaaaatttactttctaggaaaaaataaatttaaagagataTAAGAGTATTTATCGTAGTGACAGATCAAAATAACAGTAATACTATTGAAAGCAAGACTAATAGTGGAAAGAAGAAATGAAGATGCTTCTAGAAAATGACAAGTTGCAATAACAATCGGCTTTCATTTTCATAATGCTTCTTCCAATTACTTGGCTTTTAACGTGTGGAAAAAATCTTCACTATACATAGTTTACCTTTTTTAAATGACAGATTTTTCTGTCTTATTAAATTCATATCAATTAGATAGTTCCAaatgatacaaaataaatattacatttaTTCTCATTTAAATTATTCGAAAATaaatgttacttttacttgGTGTTGAAACTTTTTAGTTGTGAGATAGCACATAATTGGAAGCAATCAAACATTCAGAATAAAGTTCGGCTTAACCCGTCTTTACTAATCTAATAAATATTTAACAACAAGTGTCGTATGAAACTGTCTATACCATAAGAATAATTCatacaaaaaaacttaaatctctaattgatcagtttaaaattgtaagtgctCATTTTAAAGTAGATTTATTATTAGCCATAATTTCCTTAGATAAGGTATTGTTTGTCGTCTTCTATCCAAACCCTGATCGTAGCCTGTAGTCTCTAATCTATGAGCAagtacactgggtatgatgatgataagaatGGTGACATATACGATAGCCATGGATCAAGTGAAAGAACGGGTCTATCAGGGTCACCTCCGAAACTTCTACCATCCATATGGTCAGTACAAGAAAAAGATACAAGAAAACTCTTAGGAAGTCTCTAAGAGAAAAATACTGAGCTATGGTGGAAAGGAGCTAAAAATTTCATGACAATCTCTTCCCGTCCATATCGTTCTTGCATAAACATAAAATCATTCATCATTTCCTGAATACAAAGTTCGGTATTTTcgtaaacataaacataaacataaacataaaatgCCATATACAAAGTTTAGTATTTTCGTAAGCTTCGTTTATAGTTcttccttcatcatcaatatcGTAAAATCATTCCGTCTTTTTCAATGATAGCATAAGAAATCTAATTAAATAACACCAAACAAGACAACAACCAAAAGGGGGAAATGATGCCTTCAAAAAGGGCACTAGACATTTCCCGGTTCCCCTACATTAGGCGTTCGATTATTAAGCTAATGACCATCATGCTAGGTAGAGCGTAACCTGAAAATAGAATGGAGTACACGGTATTCTTCGTGTAGGAAATCTATTAGTGCAGATATAGTTCTTGTTTTTGTATATAATCTATCACTTCATCAGACGTTAGGTACTTCACCGACAATCCTCGTGTGATGCAGTCCCTAAAAGATATATGACAAGCATGAGTTTTTCACATAGGTGGTTTCCGATGTCTTCCGTAAAACGGTGTAACATAGAGAATCTCACCTTATTCGTGTCGAACTAATTTGGTTTGAGATTAGTTCATCCACAATCTTGATATTACGCTGCAAAATAGGAAATCTGTTACAGCTACTC
This genomic window contains:
- the LOC130811376 gene encoding delta(8)-fatty-acid desaturase 1-like, giving the protein MAETKKYITSEELKKHNKAGDLWISIQGKVYDVTNWAKEHPGGDIPLLALGGKDVTDAFIAYHPGTTWNMLNKFFNGYYLKDFEVSEMSKDYRKLHNELTKMGLFDRKGHIVIYAFMSIFILFTLSVYGVICSDNVFVHLGCGALLGMAWIQSAYLGHDSGHYQIMSSPGYNKVAQILTGNCLTGISMAWWKWTHNTHHITCNSLDYDPDLQHIPVFAVSSEFFYNLRSCFYGRKMDFDLIARFLVSYQHYTYYPVMVVARINLYVQTILLLFNPNRNVPNRVLNIIGILVFWTWYPLLISCLPTWEERVFFVLSSFVVTAFQHIQFTLNHFSANVYVGQPEGNDWFEKQTNGSIDIDCPSFMDWLFGGLQFQLEHHLFPRLPRCNLRSIAPVVKDLCKKHNLPYRSLSFWEANVSTINTLREAALQARDLPNPLAKNLLWEAVNTYG